Proteins from a single region of Candidatus Eisenbacteria bacterium:
- a CDS encoding deoxyguanosinetriphosphate triphosphohydrolase, producing MPSRLSRGRRHPEPEHPFRPVFARDRDRIIHSTAFRRLEYKTQVFVNHEGDYYRTRLTHTVEAAQVTRTLARMLALNEDLAEAVALAHDLGHTPFGHAGERTLDRLMEPYGGFEHNAQSLRIVDVLEDRYPNFHGLNLSWEVREGIVKHSTRYDRPQVAEFGADLAPCLEAQIVDFADEVAYTAHDVDDGLQSGMLDPDELLTVPIWSEAWNDASRAAPGAAARVVRYQAVRRLIDWMVTDLASTLEARLTREAIDSLEKVRRVKPRLVEFSPAMGERHRALKGFLYDRLYHHHRVNRMTQKADRIMSALFEVYMQEPKQLPPHVTQRTQSEGESMPRVIADYIAGMTDRFALEEYKKLFDPYERV from the coding sequence CATCCGTTCCGGCCGGTCTTCGCGCGCGACCGCGATCGGATCATCCACTCCACGGCTTTCCGCCGGCTCGAGTACAAGACGCAGGTCTTCGTCAACCACGAAGGCGACTACTACCGGACGCGGCTCACGCACACGGTCGAAGCCGCGCAGGTGACGCGGACGCTCGCGCGCATGCTCGCGCTCAACGAGGACCTGGCCGAGGCGGTCGCCCTCGCCCACGACCTCGGCCACACGCCGTTCGGCCACGCCGGCGAGCGCACGCTCGACCGGTTGATGGAGCCGTACGGTGGCTTCGAGCACAATGCGCAGAGCCTCCGCATCGTGGACGTGCTCGAGGACCGCTATCCGAATTTCCACGGCCTCAACCTCTCGTGGGAAGTGCGCGAAGGCATCGTCAAGCACTCGACGCGCTACGATCGCCCGCAGGTGGCCGAGTTCGGCGCGGACCTGGCCCCGTGCCTGGAGGCGCAGATCGTCGACTTCGCCGACGAGGTCGCCTACACCGCGCACGACGTCGACGACGGACTGCAGTCGGGCATGCTCGACCCCGACGAGCTGCTCACCGTCCCGATCTGGAGCGAGGCATGGAACGACGCCTCACGCGCCGCCCCAGGCGCTGCGGCGCGGGTCGTCCGCTATCAGGCCGTCCGCCGCCTGATCGACTGGATGGTGACGGATCTCGCGTCGACGCTCGAGGCTCGCCTCACCCGGGAGGCCATCGATTCGCTCGAGAAGGTCCGGCGCGTGAAGCCGCGCCTGGTCGAGTTCTCGCCCGCCATGGGCGAGCGACATCGCGCGCTGAAGGGGTTCCTGTACGACCGCCTCTATCATCACCACCGCGTGAACCGCATGACCCAGAAGGCCGACCGCATCATGAGCGCGCTCTTCGAGGTCTACATGCAGGAGCCGAAGCAGCTGCCGCCACACGTGACGCAGCGCACGCAGAGCGAGGGCGAGAGCATGCCGCGCGTGATCGCGGACTACATCGCGGGAATGACCGATCGTTTCGCGCTCGAGGAGTACAAGAAGCTCTTCGATCCCTACGAACGGGTCTGA
- a CDS encoding NAD-dependent epimerase/dehydratase family protein, with amino-acid sequence MRVLVLGGDGYCGWPTALHLATRGHEVAILDNFVRRLWDHELGCETLTPIRPLQDRVAIWRELTGQTIRAFVADMMNYEAVATAIETTAPDAVVHFAEQRAAPYSMIDREHAVFTQVNNVVGTLNLLFALKELRPQCHLVKLGTMGEYGTPNIDIEEGFIEIHHKGRSDVLPFPKQPGSFYHLSKVHDSHNIMFCCRVWGLRATDLNQGVVYGTVTPEISRHPGLINRFDYDDVFGTALNRFCLQAAIGHPLTVYGRGGQTRGFLDIRDTVRCIELAIEHPPGPGEFRVFNQFTEQFSVGELAEKVAQAGTKLDLDVRVTHLPNPRVEREEHYYNAAHTRLLDLGLEPHYLSDSLLDSLLNIAIRYRDRVREDAILPRVDWRETHNRHDPTAFAAGPMDTRPAPSVISPPAAVVFK; translated from the coding sequence ATGCGCGTGCTCGTACTTGGGGGTGACGGTTACTGCGGCTGGCCGACCGCCTTGCACCTCGCCACCCGCGGCCACGAGGTCGCGATCCTCGACAACTTCGTGCGCCGCCTGTGGGACCACGAGCTCGGGTGCGAGACGCTGACCCCGATCCGGCCTCTTCAGGACCGCGTGGCGATCTGGCGCGAGCTCACCGGACAAACGATCCGCGCGTTCGTCGCCGACATGATGAACTACGAGGCGGTCGCGACGGCGATCGAGACGACCGCGCCCGACGCCGTCGTCCACTTCGCGGAGCAGCGCGCCGCGCCCTACTCGATGATCGACCGCGAGCACGCCGTCTTCACGCAGGTGAACAACGTGGTGGGGACTCTGAACCTCCTCTTCGCGCTGAAGGAGCTCCGTCCCCAGTGCCACCTCGTGAAGCTCGGGACCATGGGCGAGTACGGCACGCCCAACATCGACATCGAGGAGGGCTTCATCGAGATCCACCACAAGGGGCGGAGCGACGTTCTCCCCTTCCCGAAGCAGCCGGGCTCCTTCTACCACCTCTCGAAGGTCCACGATTCGCACAACATCATGTTCTGCTGCCGGGTCTGGGGCCTGCGCGCGACCGATCTCAACCAGGGCGTCGTCTACGGGACCGTCACGCCCGAGATCAGCCGGCATCCGGGTCTCATCAACCGCTTCGACTACGACGACGTCTTCGGCACGGCGCTCAACCGCTTCTGCCTGCAGGCGGCCATCGGCCACCCGCTCACGGTCTACGGGCGCGGGGGACAGACGCGGGGCTTCCTCGACATCCGCGACACCGTGCGCTGCATCGAGCTCGCGATCGAGCACCCGCCGGGACCGGGCGAGTTCCGCGTATTCAACCAGTTCACCGAGCAGTTCTCCGTGGGCGAGCTCGCCGAGAAGGTGGCGCAGGCCGGCACGAAGCTCGACCTGGACGTCCGCGTGACGCACCTGCCGAACCCGCGCGTCGAGCGCGAGGAGCACTACTACAACGCCGCCCACACGCGCCTGCTCGACCTGGGGCTCGAGCCCCACTACCTCTCGGACTCCCTCCTCGACTCGCTGCTCAACATCGCCATCCGCTACCGCGATCGTGTCCGCGAGGACGCGATCCTGCCCCGGGTCGACTGGCGCGAGACGCACAACCGCCACGATCCGACGGCGTTCGCCGCCGGCCCGATGGACACGCGTCCGGCGCCGAGCGTCATCAGCCCGCCTGCCGCCGTCGTCTTCAAGTGA
- a CDS encoding NAD-dependent epimerase/dehydratase family protein, translating to MTWLVTGGAGFIGVNLLRRLHAEAVRVRVLDDFSTGRREDLDTLGAELIEGDIRDGDTVTRALAGVEVVVHLAAHTRVIESIEDPVGSFDVNARGTLTVLEAARRSGAVRRVVFASTGGAILGDAVPPVHEDMPARPLAPYGASKLAGEGYCSAYFGSYGLPTVALRFSNVYGPWSYQKGSVVAAFFRRILAGEPLVIYGDGGQTRDFLFVGDLCEAIVVATRRDVGGRVFHIAAGVETPIGELAERMLRVTGAGVAVEHRPARAGEVRRNCARIDRARALLGFAPATPLDSGLRATWDWFRIQTRS from the coding sequence GTGACCTGGCTCGTCACGGGGGGTGCCGGATTCATCGGCGTCAACCTGCTGCGGCGGCTGCACGCCGAGGCAGTGCGCGTCCGCGTGCTCGACGACTTCTCGACGGGCCGTCGCGAGGATTTGGACACCCTCGGCGCCGAGCTCATCGAGGGCGACATCCGCGACGGCGACACCGTGACGCGCGCCCTCGCCGGCGTCGAGGTGGTCGTCCACCTGGCCGCCCACACGCGCGTGATCGAGTCGATCGAAGATCCCGTCGGCAGCTTCGACGTGAACGCGCGTGGCACGCTCACCGTGCTCGAGGCCGCGCGCCGGAGCGGAGCCGTGCGCCGGGTGGTGTTCGCGTCCACCGGTGGGGCGATTCTCGGCGACGCCGTGCCGCCCGTCCACGAGGACATGCCGGCGCGCCCCCTGGCCCCGTACGGGGCGAGCAAGCTCGCCGGTGAGGGCTACTGCTCGGCGTACTTCGGTTCCTACGGTCTTCCGACGGTCGCGCTCCGGTTCTCGAACGTCTACGGGCCCTGGTCGTATCAGAAGGGAAGCGTGGTGGCGGCGTTCTTCCGGCGCATCCTCGCCGGCGAGCCGCTCGTCATCTACGGCGACGGCGGGCAGACGCGCGACTTCCTGTTCGTGGGCGATCTCTGCGAGGCGATCGTCGTCGCCACCCGGCGCGACGTCGGAGGACGGGTCTTCCACATCGCCGCCGGCGTCGAGACGCCGATCGGAGAGCTCGCTGAGCGCATGCTCCGCGTCACCGGTGCCGGCGTCGCGGTCGAGCACCGGCCCGCCCGGGCCGGCGAGGTGCGGCGCAACTGCGCGCGCATCGACCGTGCTCGCGCGCTGCTCGGCTTCGCGCCCGCCACGCCGCTCGACTCGGGCCTTCGCGCGACGTGGGACTGGTTTCGCATTCAGACCCGTTCGTAG
- a CDS encoding glycosyltransferase: MGGAGSEGPAISVVVPTYNRAAFLPAMLESVFAQRDCPPFEVVLVDDASTDDTAGVVASTGHPVTLVRLEKNGGVARARQVGVERSRGALLAFHDSDDVMLPGRLGELAAYLEGHPELGAVFSNGVIETADGRSVGTVVPEAQAVHLDGRRIGIRDILRDGLPVYLQTALIRRSAFDRAGDIDASLKRHADLDLACRVSLTTPVAFVDRPAFRYRLHGANQTLDRMRLREGLAEVMGRLRKRHPEAVELCGADWYRWREARHLRRIALQRLREARVLTAASIFARSLAIGVRRPPPATGLRAEHGREA, translated from the coding sequence ATGGGGGGGGCTGGGAGCGAAGGGCCTGCCATTTCGGTCGTCGTTCCCACCTACAATCGCGCCGCCTTCCTGCCGGCCATGCTGGAGAGCGTGTTCGCGCAGCGCGACTGCCCGCCATTCGAGGTCGTGCTGGTCGACGACGCGTCGACCGACGACACCGCCGGGGTCGTCGCGTCGACGGGTCATCCGGTGACCCTCGTCCGACTGGAGAAGAACGGCGGGGTCGCGCGGGCGCGGCAGGTCGGCGTCGAGCGATCGCGCGGCGCGCTGCTCGCCTTCCATGATTCCGACGACGTCATGCTTCCGGGCCGCCTGGGTGAGCTGGCCGCCTATCTCGAGGGTCATCCCGAGCTGGGCGCCGTCTTCTCCAACGGCGTCATCGAGACCGCGGACGGCCGAAGCGTGGGAACGGTCGTGCCGGAGGCGCAGGCGGTTCACCTCGACGGGCGCCGCATCGGGATCCGCGACATCCTGCGTGACGGCCTGCCGGTCTATCTCCAGACGGCCCTCATCCGGCGCTCCGCGTTCGACCGTGCCGGCGACATCGACGCGAGCCTCAAGCGCCACGCGGACCTCGATCTCGCCTGCCGGGTGTCCCTCACGACGCCCGTCGCCTTCGTCGATCGACCGGCCTTCCGCTATCGCCTGCACGGCGCGAATCAGACGCTCGATCGCATGCGGCTGCGCGAGGGGCTCGCCGAGGTGATGGGACGGCTGCGGAAGCGCCACCCGGAGGCCGTCGAGCTCTGCGGGGCCGACTGGTATCGCTGGCGCGAAGCGCGACACCTGCGCCGGATCGCCCTGCAGCGGCTGCGCGAGGCGCGTGTCCTCACCGCCGCCTCGATCTTCGCCCGCTCGCTCGCGATCGGCGTGAGGCGACCGCCGCCGGCGACGGGTCTGCGGGCCGAGCACGGCCGCGAAGCCTAG